Sequence from the Miscanthus floridulus cultivar M001 chromosome 16, ASM1932011v1, whole genome shotgun sequence genome:
tgtgttgtgtgcacccactatcaagcacctaatgccttcctctggctttataatttacctacaaaagaagatcaattctttttaggtacccaaacttgcttgggtccttgtaggttagtcaccaaggtctttggtacccaaatgaccttcttctttgggcccacaattggtgtaccaatgaacttagccttcacaccattggcacccttataaagcatgtaacaagaatcaaatttaattgaggatacattaggtagcttgttcttgttagtcttgcaattttgctctatatgcccaacttgcttgcatctattgcaaaaccgaccattgctcttcacaaagctagctttgggagtgacaaaggctgccttgcctttcttgggggtatagcctaatccctctttgttgagagaaaacatttggctacccaagcactttagcaagcgggcatctccaccataggcattgcctaaggcacgagtgagctcattcacctccttcttgagggtttcattttctaccattagtgatgtatcattcataggtggagtggtaatggttgtgctacaagaagtgttagtgggagcaacaataatgggttcatgaaaagattcatcaataagatcacatgttagtcctacatcacatgttactattacttgctccttcttggcttcctccttcttgcttcttgacttgctcaatgagagaggagtgagccttttcaagcttagagtgagctttgccaagcttctcatgggcatccattagcccctcatgagtggcattgagctcattaaaggattgctcaagaaattttactttcttgcgcaattctttgcactcctttctcttcatctcattgcatgtgtgcacttgctcacacatgtccaagagctcctccttgcagtactcctcatcatcatcatcatcatcattatcattcctacaagagtcactttcacattcatcatcatcactctcatcatattttaccttggtaggctttgccatgaggcatgttgatggagtgtcgaagatggagggcttgtcattgatggtgatgcttgctagtgctctcttgatagacttattgccatcatcactagagtcatcactatccgatgagccatcactatcccaagtgactacatagcctccacccttcttcttcttttggaaggtcattctcttctccttcttctccttcttttctttcttatcctccttgtgcttcttcttctcatcctcatcattatcactattatatggacaatttgctactaaatgaccggggctcttgcaattgtagcatcttctcatatactctttcttcttggtgtgatctcttctctttcttacaccatagcccttcttcttcatgaacgtgcccatcttgcgcacaaagagagccatagcctcatcatcaatatcacttagatcttcatcatcacttgattctttcttggacttgcccttgtttttgtatgatgatgaactagccttgaatgctatgcttttcttcttcttgtcctcttcttccttcttgtcctccttgtcatccccctccctttccacacggtatatctcttgtgtcatgacatcacctagtacttggttgggggtaatgtccttcaatcctcctcttatgatgagcaatcttaacatctcaaatcttggaggtaagcacatcaagaatcgatgggagacatcaccatccttgatcttctctcccaataccttcaagtcgttgacaatgacttgtaatcgatggaacaactccggaatgctctcatcttccttcatcttgaagcttgtcaatttatccttgaggatatataacttggcactcttcaccgccggtgtgccctcatatgtttcctccaatctcttccacacctcatttgctctatcacaatccttgatttgctcaaacaccttggaatcaatggcattatatatggtgttgagagccattgtgttgcattgcttgttgatcttatcttgatttgttggatcatcgggatcaatgatagcatagtcattctcggtcacttcccatacttgatcattgattgaaccaagatacatcctcatctttctcttccaataaccatagcatgtgccatcaaagaacggtggtttgccccccacatggttgaacacaacttgagccataatttgacaccgaggttgttaagcctttaatcaaacggtgaccacgactccgataccacttgaaaggtcctaatatggctagaggggggtgaatagcctatttaaaaatctacaaatcaactagagcaatttgattagtatgacaaatagcgtaatgcaaacttgctctagctctacaagggttgcaagccacctatccaacaattctagttgcaatgattacttaggcacccaaacttgctatgtaactactcactaagagctcaactagatgaatgtaaataataaagcaagctctcaattctaattacactaaagagcttgtatcaactagtttgcaagaatgtaaatgagtgagtagtgtgattataccaccgtgtaggggatgaaccaatcacaagatgaagattaagccaatcaccgggagaatgcaaatgataagagacaatcgatttttctcccaaggttcacgtgcttgccaacacgctagtccccgttgtgtcgaccaacacttggtggttcggtggctaagaggtgtttcacaaacctcgtccacacgataggacaccgcaagaaccgacccacaagtgaggtaactcaatgacacgagcaatttactagagttaccttttggcactccaccagggaaggtacaactcccctcacaatcaccgaaggcggccacgaacaatcaccaactcgtgccaatccttcaccgctgctccaaccatctaggtggtggcaaccaccaagagaaacaagcgaaatccgcagcgcaacacgaataccaagtgcctctagatgcaatcactcaagcaatgcacttggattctctcccaatctcacaatgatgatggatcaatgatggagatgagtgggagtgctttggctaagcttacaaggttgttatgtcaatgaaaatgtgtaagagttaccccttgagccggccatggggctttaaatagagccccatcaaatagagccgttataccccttcactgggcaaaacacgctctaaccggacgctccggtcagtctgaccggaccctggactcaacgtctggtccactgatttatgccatgtgtcactctgagttaaaactgaactgtcagatcacaacggctacgtgctgaccggacgctccggctaaactgaccggacgctggagcctcagcgtctggtcgagtacagtaagggtccaaatccatttttcttcgactggacgcgtcccgtccacctcgaccggacacagcccagcgtctggtggtataccctagctactgtaccaccaggtcagcgcgaccggacgcaggcagtcagcgtccggtgcatccagatccagcgtccggtcacttgatcgacgctggcatctcctctgtcttcttcaccctagctcaaatgtgctaaccaccaagtgtatcaccatgtgcacatgtgttagcatattttcacaaatgttttcaagggtgttagcactccactagatcctaaatgcatatgcaatgagttagagcatctagtggcactttgataaccgcatttcgatacgagtttcactcctcttaatagtatggctatctatcctaaatgtgatcacactcactaagtgtcttgatcactaaaacaaaatggctcctacattttatacctttgccttgagccttttgtttttctctttcttctcttccaagttcaagcatttgatcatcaccatgccatcaccattgtcatgatcttcgtcattgcttcatcactaggagtagtgctacctatctcataatcactttgataaactaggttggcacttagggtttcataaattaactaaaaccaaactagagctttcagagacccgagcccgcgctcatggaaggcaaggaaggataCGACCTCGTCGGCCTAGGGTTGCGGAACAACCTCCCCCAGtgcaggagccctccaatgcgccacctccttcgacgggagtagccccttctcgacgaaggtggccagcacctcctcatccatgttggaaaggcctccagttcgacatcGAACCTCCAactctcctctctcctagaaaccaccgCGGCACACGAACAGGCTTGGTGAAGAGAAGGAAGGAGAAACGACAGCGGTTGAAGAAAGGCGAAAGAACgggaggaaaaccctctccctccCCCCTATTTAATGCGGAAAGGCGTACGGCGGGACGTGGCCCTGGCTAACGGGACGTGTCCTGCCCGACGAAACATCGCCTGGCTAACGAACATGGCCTGGGTAGGGGGCCACCACTACCGCAACTTGGGTacgggaaacaaggcgcaaccacaCGCAAACAACCCTCTGCCTTttcaagaagggtttggaggggcccaccgatggaatatccatcaaggagagaccaacatgtcacccaagttgatcgaaCGACTGCCGAGAGAcgagtaaggagcagtgggatgccccatgcgggttatgccgacctCATCACGAATGACAGACACGGATcccactcggacatatccgataggagctccccagacccatcacttgagccatcgaggtaactttaccaacccccattctactttcccagtgcatgagcattcattcatccatccatccttatacatgcattcatacattcatcccatacatccttgaagcggtagtcgtctcattcgatacgAGCGACGACTGACCAgagttcgaaggccagcccgcaaagggcttgaggccacctcacgtcaaacagagctaggggagaagaacacagatgagccccagcagccctcGCTCGATCCATTCAGAAGCGGACagagtcatctcgaccttctcgttcgatcctaacctagagccaagcccatagaatctctatcgagaggaggccagcgggccacctgagtcagtctctaGAACGACTCAGACATCTatcgagaggtgggttaaggagtagtggaatgccacatgagggctatgccgaccccatcacgaacgatggacctagattctactcggacatgcccattagcgagctcgtcgagcgcgacactcgagccatcgaggcaagtgtcgttagctcaacccctccagttgtggaaaccgCAGACGAGATGACGCATAAAACTCAgttgacccctaccgagcccaacggggctcgggggctcgagctgcCAGGTCCCTACTAAGGAACCCGACCGACCACGCAGGTTGCGGTCAGAACGGACACGGGCGAATGCCCCGACCAGAAAGAACACAGGAGTCCACAGCCCTAGaaaagagtaccaaggtgctTAGCCTCCGACTAACACTCCAGCCGGctctaggctcgggggctacgctCACCTCCATCGCGCCTGACCCCTCAGctacgcctgacccttgggttcacgctccatcttgcccgaccccaaggccatgggctccatctcgtctGACCCTTGGGTTCGCGCTCCGTCTCGTTTGACCCCCAAggctgcgggctctgtctcgtctgacccttgggttcgcgctctgtctcgcccgacccctcggccgtgcctgtcccttgggttcacgctccatctcgcccgaccccaaggccacgcaGTGGGCTCCGTCTAGCCCGACGCCTCAGGTTcgtgctccgtctcgtccgatgaCGACTCACAAccttacacccaccgggtgcgctcgtgaAACGAGTGTAAACAACCCCTTCACGACTTCACAAAAGTCCCAAAGGGACTCGAGGGCTCCCGTCGGGTtgataaacccggggtccctaatggacctgcttccctgCAAAACCCGGCCCAACAGGCGATGCAGCGACAACGCGCACCTGGGCCGGCCTagatacataatgataggccGAGACAATGATCCGGTCCCCAaccaaaaggcctagccaaggtgggACCACAGTCCGGCTCTGACCTCCTTTTCCGACCGAGGATACGCTagacctctgctcgctgctcttttcTGACCAATACGGCCGGGACcgactgaccggggacgcccgctcggtgagggcctagggatcaggcgaaacagataaggtaagacgctcaagtcaactaCAATATCGAGGATcgtaccctgccataccctacgcacctacaggacggtgccaccaggccatgccagacgggcactatacaaccttctagacgcgtcagagcacaaacagtattgtaggcgccgacgtttgccgtaccaggcgaacacggtagagcctgccagatgcgtctgaacataaacagtattgttgGCGCCAATAACTGtctcgtacccgacagcgtgggcaacaagactaggtaacaCATGTATACACATACTCTCTCTctttctgacttgtaaggccatccccttcaactataaaaggggcgagctctctcctaaaagccgGAGCTCTCTCGGGAAAAAAGAGGCTAGACGACTCGAGGACTCGACGACCTGAGGACTCGAACAATTCAACAGCTCTAGAACTCgacagctacacagagcatacgctctaatatttagcgcacgttagagcaccCGTCACTCTCGTCCATTCGGCTCAGAGtacgaccgggcctctaacacccccttcttattcctcactcgtttgtaaccccacagcaaacttcgagcacctgggctcagtaaTAAAGTCATCGGCcaactgaaactggacgtagggcacgttgcctgaaccagtataaatcctgtgtcattgagtgctaggccacatccgatcacaacgcacgacaaaactataaatatttacttgttggtcaaatTTAGCAACGACAAATGCCGTTTCCTAGAATGTTTGTATTCTAAATATGAAACATTATTGTTCTAAACTTAGAACATTTGTTTCATGAAGGTGGAACATATTATCTTGAGATCTAGAACATCGCCTCTTCTTAATAAAAAAATGTTCAATCttcatctatatctatacctaataataaagaggcaaaactCAACCTATATTTTTCGTCTGGACCATTCATTGTAGCCCAACCGTCGGCCCACTCGTTCACATCCGCTTGCCTCAGCCCAAGTTGAGTCGTTGCTCACCATCCAGATAAAAAAGAAATTCGAGTTTCTAAAAGAAAGAAATTCGTATCCCTCGAGAAAAAATCGCTCCCCTATCCGTGCCACCGCTAATTGTTTCCTCGCTCGTCTCCCATCGCCGTTGATGCATGGGAAACGAGGCAGATAACCAAAAGAGCCAAATGTCCTATCTATTTAGTTTTTCTACCCAGAGGtgagacaagctcaagcaaaGGATCAAACACATGTCCTTACTCGTCATCATGTGTGTCAAGTGGTGGTCAGAGTCTTGCTTTACCCATTTTGACTAAAAAATCGAATCATAATTATTAACTACATCGTGAATTTAAAGTATGAAGAGACCATGCTAAACTTTAATCTTATATCCTTTACAGGGAACCTTGATGCCGCTGATAGTTTTTTTTCTGTAATTACAATTCAGTTCTGATTTCTGACCAATAATTCTAATGTCTAAATCTACTGTAATTAGGTTATGGCAGTAAAGGTTGATCACAGTAAATGCTTTTACACTATAGCTAGTCATAGCCAATTTAAGTGAGAAGCTCACGAATGACACTAAGAAGGATGTGAATTGGTGCTCCGATTTTCTTTTATCATGATAGATCTTGGCCTATGGAAACTATCATTTCCCATTTGCGGTTCTTAGCCAAAGGACTAAGATTCATACTAAGTAGGGCCATCATGCTAAACATGTTCCTAGCAAAGAGCACACTAAGATATTGTAGATTTAAACAAGTCAAATCTTTTTAAATTTATTTGAAACAATATGAACAATTATTGTCTctaaaataaatttattataaaatttatttttaatTAATCTAATTATATTTTGTCAATAAATtaatctaattatacttatttggtattataaatgttttgatttttttatatctaaataaattaaaacTATTTGCCTTCTGATGAAAAAAAAGAGATTCATATTTTTTAGAATATAGAGGGAATCGTTGCTTGTACTCCAGAACCTTCGCTTAACCTTCTCTGGTTGTTCCCAACAAATATAGCTGTATATATATACTGATAAAAAAGAACCCGAAAAACCCAGCTGACAAGGAAAACCCAGCGGACGGCGTTCACACCGTTTACCGCGTGAACACGAGCCGCCCCCGTGTCACATCCCACACCGCCCCCCCACCCACCGACTTGCGGGCCCCACGTCAACCGTTGCCCCACCCCCAGCCACACGAGCGGCGCCTGCCCTTCTAGAAGCCGCCACGTCACCACGCTTCGCCAGCCGCTGCAAGGGAAGCAGAACAGACAGACGCCTCAGTTAAGCAATTCATTTAttataataaaaataaataaaaataaaagccATTCGAACCGTCAATGAACTGAATTCGCCGCGAGTTTCCTACCTATAAAACGACCCGATTCCCCACCCCGACTTTTCCTAATCACACAACGCGTCCCCGAAATCGAAATCCGAAGAAAACCCAGAATCCCCGACGAACCGAAGCCAAAATCTCCCGATCCATCCATCCCCCGCGGAGAAGAGCCATGGCCGATTCCACCGCCAACGACGCCCCGGTCGCCAACACCCAGCCCACCACGGAGGTAAGCGGCGCTCCTCGTTCTTGATTCGATTTGGCCGGGTTTGCAGGCGTGGATTCTCACGCCGTTTGTCTGATTTGGTTTGGTCAGGAGGAGGTGACGGTGGAGAGGGCCGCGGCGACGgcgtcggaggaggaggaggagaggctgCGGTACCTCGAGTTCGTGCAGCAGGCGGCGGCGCAGGCGCTGGTGCTGGCGGCCGCGGCCTACGCGTACGCCAAGCAGGGCGCCGGCCCGCTCCGCCCCGGCGTTGACCATGTCGAGGGCACCGTCAAGGCCGTCGTGCGCCCGGTGTACGACCGCTTCCACGCCGTCCCGCTTGACCTGCTCAAGTTCATCGACCGCAAGGTAAGGAGGAGGGGTCTCCTAGTCTGATTTGGCTTTATCTTTCTATGCTGAAATTGTGCTACAAATTAGGAGATAGAGTTGAATGAAATGAAATTCGCAGGTGTAGATTTCCTGGATGGAATTTTGTCAATTTTTTGGAGTTGAAATCTAGTCAATTTAGCCTTATTAAGGGTTTGGATTGGTTATTCTAGATGCTATCAATTGACCTGTTGCTAGAAATATGTTCTTGTTGTCACGTATACTGTCAGTCTCAAAAGGTTTAATTGCTAAGGCATTGGTATCAATTTTTTAGTTGAAATCTTGTCAATTTGGCCTTGTGGGTAAGGGTTTGGATAGTTTATTCTGGATGATATTAATTGACCTGTTGCTAGAAACATGTTCTTGATGTTACATAAACTGTAAGTCTCAAGACATTGGTATCATGGTACGATTAATTTGACAACTAGAGTAGCAAATTGGGATTTTGCAAGGCAGAAGCATCAAGCATGATTGATGAACCAAACAAAATTTGTTTAGCCAAGATTTGAGGCTTATTGCTTGTAGATTACAAGCACTCTTTTCTGGTCAGTTTTATTAGGAACTATACTAAATTGGTGTAAACACTACTAACACACATAACCTCTGGACAAGTTTGTTGATGTAGTTGATTAATCAGCGCGGTCCACTTTTAGCTGATGTTTCAGGGACATTCATCAGCGCCTTGAATTTGCCTACCTATGTAAAGTTGTCACTTGTGCCCAGGATTTTCATGCACTTCTTGCAAGTGTGGACGTTTCAATAGTCATTACCCCTTATATTGTACTAATACACATTGCATATTGAAGTCACTGTGTTTGTCAAATTCTTACACTGTTTTGACATCCGATTTGTGTGTCACTGATGGATTCATGATTTGCATGTTCTGTCCCCCACTTGCAGGTTGGCGAGTCTGTTGAGGAGATTGACCGCCGTGTCCCTCCAGTGGTCAAGGAAGCCCCAACCCTTGCCCGCTCGGCTGCAAAGGAGGTCCGTCAGGCCGGCCTGGTGGGCACGGCTACTGGCCTCGCCAAGTCAGCCATTGCCCGTGCGGAGCCAAAGGCCCGGGAGCTCTACACCCGTTATGAGCCCGTGGCAGAGCGCCGTGCAGCTGAGGCTTGGGTGGCCCTGAACCGCCTCCCGCTGGTGCCTTCAGTCACCAGGGCTGTCCTCCCCACGGCTGCGCAGCTCTCAGCCAGGTACAATTCAGCGGTGCGTGACGGTGCCAAGCGTGGGAACACCGTGGCCACCTATCTCCCGCTTGTGCCCACTGAGCGGCTCGCCCGGGTGTTCGCGTACCCCATGGCTGACGTTGCCCCAGCACCAGAGATGCAGCCTATCCCCTCCCAGTAGAAGATGAAATGGAATGGAAACTACATAATCAATTATATCTAGTATAAACTGAGATGTGGTGTAGCAAGTGTTACTGTGTTATGTCTTTGTGTATCCTATGGTGAACTAGAGCTTGCTTGCGTGGTTTAGTGTGGTGGCATtgcttcttgttgcaacttgcaaTGAGCCTACACAAGTTTATCTTTGTTCTGTGGATTATGATGTGTACATTAATGAGTATCTATTAAAATTCTAGCATTGTTGATGTTTGTGCTTTGCCATCAGTTTTCAGATCTGGCTCTGACATTGGGGGTGCACTTGGTTCATTACTCTCAAAAAGTGTTTCTGCAATTTGAGTACCCAATGTGTATGTGCCTCTCTGTTGGTGTGTAACCTAGGACTGACTAAATGAAGAGCTTGTTTGGTTGGGTTCGGGTTCAAAAACCTGCTTAGCAAAAACCATGGCATGCTAAAATCATGGCGAGCCAAAATTAGGGCTGACCAAAATGAGGGCAAACAATGGATGCAAAAAATCAAGGCATATTATTAGTGCCAAAATATGATAGCCATATCCTTTTCCCTCTTGTGAGATTTAAAAAGTTGAAACTTACCGTGGTTTTGGCCATAAAAATTTCTGTAGCAGTTTTTTAGGTACTAAACCAATTGATAGCCAAAATTTCTAGTTTCTAGTATGCTCTGATTTTGGCTTGGCAAATTTTGGTTGGGAGCAAATTTTGGTACCCAACCAGGCAGCCCAAAATTTGTAGGAAGTTTTCACCGCTATATAATTGAATTGTGGACACCAATTGATAGCCAAAATGTCTAGGTATGTTCTGTTTGGCTTGGTAAATTTTGGGACCCAACCAAGCGCCCAAAATGTGTAGGAAGTTTTCGACACTGTATAATTGAATTGTGGACATTATTCACCCATGACTTGGTCCAGACATACTAGTTAAACACAAATTTGCTCCTCCTTTTTAGAGGCACGCACACCAAACCAATCACATGGAAATTTCTTATTACACTGAACATTCTGATTAGAGGAGCACGTCTGTAATCCAATACCAGAAGGATGAGATTCAGGCTTTGCGCTAGATCTGAACACATAATGTACTTTGAAGAACAACCATAGAACTCATAATAATAGAACAGATCAATCTTATTATGTGAAGATCATAGGACTCGTAGCTGAAGAATCTGTATGGAATCAAATGTTCTCATTTAGCAGACTTTGTACCGTAGCAAGGATTTCCAGAAGATGGCATTGATTTCATGGGAAATAAAAGGAATATAGCGAGAATTCGGTTTGGCTGGAGAATGTAAAACATAAAGTAACAATAATATAAAACATATAAAATCAGCATAAGTAAGTTCTATGAAGTGTAATACAAACAAATAAATTAGAATGCGGTGGAGAAGAAAAAGTCTTTTGTCCAAGATGGTTGTTGGTGCTTGTAGCTAGTAATTCTGCTCTGTTGTCACTACAACCCATGATACAACCTAGGATGGTTAGGATTGGAACTGACTGCATTCTTAACAGCATCCCATGCGGGGTGCTCGGGCTCATAGTTTGCATTTATAAAGTAACCAAGGTCACGTCTTACAATAGCAAGGCAAGGGAGATGCTGGATACCGAAATCAAATTCTCCATTGGTGAGAGACCCGGTTTTATCTCTGCTGAACTCGAGATTGAGCTCTTGTAGCTTTGGCATGGCCCCAACTTCGAACAACAATCCAAACCCACAGTTAATCGAACCAACTCAGAACATTCTCAAGCTTGGGAATCCATGTGCCCCACTTATCTTAACCCGTTGTGCTTCTTGAGAAGAGGATAATCTGTCGGCTACTTCAATCATTACCCAGAGACAGAGGCTCGACAGAGCGCTTAAGCGCCCGAGTAAACCAACATCTGCAGGCCCAAGTTGGTCAACATTGAGCCCCAAATGCTGCAGGTTGTCAAGTGAGCCGATCCATCTAGGGATCCTTGGGAGCTGAATACACAATATTTCAAGTAGTTTGAGGTTGATGGGGCTGGGGTTCCATGGCTCCATCACAAAGTTCATGGACTCTTCGTTGGTTCCTATAGTCAAAGAATTTAGGCTTCCCATACCAAGTGTACATAGAGATGAGGCCAAATCTTTGGTAAACACATCTGTCCATACCCTTGTGTTCTTAGATTTCTTAGCTGACAGAGCTCCTGCGTGAAGTTAGGTATCTGACTCCAGACTGTGACGTCTTCCAACCACTGCAAGGCTTGCATGTTCCTGAATCCATCTGGCAAATGCACACCAGAACTAGACAATAGATTGACCAACCGTGCAAGGCAAACAATACTGGATGGAAGCTTCTTTATATGAGTAACTCTTAAATCCAGTGTTTGTAAATACTACAGCTCTCCAATTTCTTCAGGAAACTCATTTATCCATGTTCGATGCAAGCTCAAGTACTTCAGTGCAAATAAACCGCCCACATGTGCCAGACGGTGGGCTTGTAGTCCCTCACAGTCTTCTAAATCCAAAACACGCAAATGTTTGAACTTCTGCAGAGATGGGAGGTTAACAAGACTGCCTGGAAACACTGAAACTGCATGGGCATGAGAATACAACATATTCTCCCGTAAGCCTACTGAACCATCACCGACTTCATTCCTGTCTGGCGAGAGAGAGACGCCGAATCTTCCTTCGTGGATCAACTGTTATGTTTGGAACACCAAATAGAGTAACAAAGTTTTCTTCCATAGCCTTGGACACAATGAACTCAAGAATTGTGTCATGAACTCGACAAGAGATCAGTGTACCTGATCTTTTTGAAGTCCATGGCTGAATCAAGCTTTTGTTTATGAGCTCATTGAAACACTTCTCCCCTAGCTCATATTGGGTGAAGCCATGCTCTTCACGAATGAATCCCTCGGCAATCCATCTTAGTACCAATCGCTCCTTTCGAATCTCGTAATCTTCTCGGAATATACTAAGATACAGAAGACAGCTTTGTAGGTGAGGCGGAAGGTGAAAGTAACTCAGTGACAATATTTGTATCATTATATTGACATCTGATTGTCTTTCAAGTGCATAACCAAACGAACTTTGAACTTTGTTCCATTCATCAAATGTTGGTGATTTGCCTGCCAACAAACCAGCTAAGGTTATGATTGCCAAAGGCAAACCATCACATTTCTTCAAGATATCATCAGAAACTTCAGTGAGGTGTGATGGGCATGCTTCTTCAGAACCAAATATTCTCTTCAAGAACAATCTTCTAGAGTTCACAGCATTAAGAGGACGTATTGTATACATATGACCCCAATGTGAAGAGTAGCACGATTCAACTACTTCATTTACATGCGTGGTTGTGA
This genomic interval carries:
- the LOC136512481 gene encoding REF/SRPP-like protein OsI_017815, with the protein product MADSTANDAPVANTQPTTEEEVTVERAAATASEEEEERLRYLEFVQQAAAQALVLAAAAYAYAKQGAGPLRPGVDHVEGTVKAVVRPVYDRFHAVPLDLLKFIDRKVGESVEEIDRRVPPVVKEAPTLARSAAKEVRQAGLVGTATGLAKSAIARAEPKARELYTRYEPVAERRAAEAWVALNRLPLVPSVTRAVLPTAAQLSARYNSAVRDGAKRGNTVATYLPLVPTERLARVFAYPMADVAPAPEMQPIPSQ